A single window of Nicotiana sylvestris chromosome 3, ASM39365v2, whole genome shotgun sequence DNA harbors:
- the LOC104226987 gene encoding uncharacterized protein, whose translation MTGTEVTAAITAPGSTTSAVNNDSNHPYQLHSSDTPGMGLVSSPFDGRGFPGWKRSIRIAISAKNKLGFINGSVAEPAMDDKEYPLWSRCNDMVTSWLLNSLTKEIDDSVIYSRTAKDLWNSLEHRFGQSSGAKLYHLQKKISKTCQGNNSISSYFTTLKRQWDELDSLNSHLGCNSACVCDGKKKLAKFMEDQRVIQFLMVLNDAYAQARGNILMLSPMPSIDQCYSLLLQDES comes from the coding sequence ATGACTGGTACTGAAGTAACAGCTGCCATCACAGCACCTGGATCCACAACCAGTGCAGTCAACAATGACTCCAATCATCCCTATCAGTTGCACTCTTCTGATACTCCAGGTATGGGGCTTGTGAGTTCACCATTTGATGGAAGAGGATTTCCAGGATGGAAGAGGTCTATCCGCATTGCAATCTCAGCCAAGAACAAGCTTGGATTCATCAATGGATCTGTTGCTGAACCAGCAATGGATGATAAAGAATATCCATTGTGGAGTAGGTGCAATGACATGGTTACCTCTTGGTTGCTGAATTCTTTGACCAAAGAGATAGATGACAGTGTTATCTATTCAAGGACTGCTAAGGACCTTTGGAACAGTCTGGAACACAGGTTTGGGCAGTCTAGTGGAGCAAAATTATACCATCTGCagaagaaaatttcaaaaacatGCCAGGGAAACAACAGCATATCAAGTTATTTCACGACACTTAAGAGACAATGGGATGAGCTGGATTCACTTAATTCACACTTAGGGTGTAACTCTGCATGTGTTTGTGATGGTAAGAAGAAGTTGGCCAAGTTCATGGAGGACCAAAGAGTCATTCAATTCCTAATGGTACTAAATGATGCTTATGCACAAGCAAGGGGAAACATTCTCATGCTCAGCCCTATGCCTAGCATAGATCAATGTTACTCTCTTCTTTTACAAGATGAGAGCTAA
- the LOC104239236 gene encoding putative F-box protein At1g32420, with product MKKELWSPSNDMLFEVLPKLSTKDLLKLKCVSKEWQCLISDRSFIQVQLKNMEPPSGFFYQGRYQWCDEDYDWISYMPISGSVATEEVHNDVLDFLPENVVILDSRYGLVCCRSIFPCNVPLIYICNPVNKEWKAIQWPNSSRESSIALVFEPLKKPINEFTKFQVVIVSHQDETSTEGDRYGYFSFNIYSSETGLWRRSGEICYCNHNMLKKGCVCVKGIIYWLTDGDQILMFDPENEISWLISIPLPRNQFNLKPEMCLGEAEGRLHYVLICEHGLQLWVLEDRFTSQWDLTYTISLEELENENNKYLFKIAEKLASNFNTDDIPWIGTLAFKDNILLMRVSVNIYLYHFETRKMRHLCSLSALAPKPFFVATVVPHTMSLVPLGQS from the coding sequence ATGAAGAAGGAACTTTGGTCTCCAAGCAATGATATGCTGTTTGAAGTACTACCTAAATTGTCTACTAAGGATTTGCTGAAACTGAAATGCGTGTCAAAGGAATGGCAATGTCTTATATCTGACCGCAGTTTCATCCAAGTTCAGTTGAAAAATATGGAACCCCCCTCTGGTTTCTTCTACCAAGGTAGGTACCAGTGGTGTGATGAAGATTATGACTGGATCAGCTACATGCCTATATCAGGATCAGTTGCCACTGAAGAAGTCCATAATGATGTTCTTGATTTCCTACCAGAAAATGTTGTCATCCTCGATTCAAGATATGGACTTGTCTGTTGTCGAAGTATCTTTCCTTGTAACGTTCCCCTAATCTACATCTGTAACCCTGTGAATAAGGAATGGAAAGCAATTCAGTGGCCAAATTCGTCTAGAGAAAGCAGCATAGCCTTGGTTTTTGAACCATTAAAGAAACCGATTAATGAGTTCACAAAATTCCAGGTTGTGATAGTTAGTCATCAAGATGAAACTAGTACAGAAGGGGATAGATATGGATATTTCTCTTTCAACATTTATTCATCAGAAACAGGATTATGGAGAAGATCAGGAGAGATTTGTTATTGCAATCACAACATGTTGAAAAAGGGATGCGTTTGTGTAAAGGGGATTATATATTGGCTTACTGATGGAGACCAAATCCTCATGTTTGATCCAGAAAATGAGATATCTTGGTTGATAAGCATACCACTCCCTAGAAACCAGTTCAAtttaaaacccgagatgtgcttGGGAGAAGCTGAAGGGAGGCTGCATTACGTGTTGATTTGTGAGCATGGACTTCAGTTGTGGGTGCTTGAGGATCGTTTTACGTCTCAATGGGATCTTACTTATACAATCTCTTTAGAAGAACTGGAAAATGAAAACAACAAGTATCTGTTCAAGATAGCTGAAAAGTTGGCAAGTAACTTCAATACTGATGATATCCCATGGATTGGGACTCTGGCTTTCAAGGATAACATCTTGCTTATGAGGGTTTCAGTTAATATCTATTTGTATCACTTTGAGACAAGGAAGATGAGACACCTCTGTAGCCTTTCTGCTCTCGCGCCAAAGCCTTTTTTTGTTGCCACAGTGGTTCCACATACCATGAGCTTAGTTCCACTCGGTCAGTCATAG
- the LOC104239235 gene encoding pentatricopeptide repeat-containing protein At2g13600-like has protein sequence MLISKLRKLTSLRETRISILNNEPSFSTFTSKKSYRNLVTMSFTWDKNQEEEEESKYSNILRQCVETSKLDNAKAIHAKLLKNSGSMSSLYLQNHLLNAYVKCGDTGNGLKLFDEMPHKNVVSWTALIAGFVQKGFPVEAFSLFTRMHQSGTKPNEFTFVSALHACSFEDRLNLTHAYQVYGLITRLGFESNVYLANAFLTALIRHGRLGEALKVFEWCSNKDIVTWNAMIGGCMQSCCSEVPRLWYKMIHEGVVPDNFSFASVLTGLAELLDFELGVQVHAQLVKCGHGSEICVGNSLVDMYLKNRSLAEGFKAFEEIPLKDVCSWTQMAAGCLNCDEPIEALRVIGEMRRAGVMPNKFTLATAFSACANTVSFKEGEKVHGLRIKLGDDIDVCVDNAMLDMYAKCGCMDGAFLVFRSMGEHTTVSWTTMIMGYAQNGYPKKALETFDQMREEGAEPNYITFICVLYACSQGGLIDEGWKYFTSMSHDYGILPGEDHYACMVNLLGRAGRIREAEELILSMPFQPGLLVWQTLLGASRLHGDMEAAKRAAERALQVDRVDPSIYVLLSNTFAGLQNWDGVGTLRELMQSRDVKKVPGSSWL, from the coding sequence ATGCTTATTTCTAAACTCAGAAAGCTCACAAGTTTACGTGAAACTCGAATTAGTATCCTTAATAATGAACCGTCTTTCTCCACATTCACATCAAAGAAAAGCTACAGAAATCTTGTCACTATGTCATTCACATGGGACAAGAAccaggaggaggaggaggagagcaAATATTCAAATATATTGCGTCAATGTGTGGAGACTTCAAAATTGGATAACGCTAAAGCCATACACGCGAAACTACTGAAAAACTCAGGCAGCATGTCTTCGCTATACTTACAAAACCATCTTCTAAATGCTTATGTGAAATGTGGTGACACGGGCAACGGACTCAAACTGTTTGATGAAATGCCTCACAAAAATGTGGTGTCTTGGACTGCCCTCATTGCTGGCTTTGTGCAAAAGGGCTTCCCTGTCGAAGCATTCTCTTTGTTTACCCGTATGCACCAGAGTGGGACGAAGCCTAATGAGTTCACTTTTGTGAGCGCCCTCCACGCTTGCTCGTTTGAGGATAGATTAAACTTAACTCATGCATACCAAGTTTATGGACTAATCACAAGACTTGGGTTTGAATCTAATGTTTACTTAGCGAATGCTTTTCTGACAGCTCTGATAAGGCACGGTAGATTAGGTGAAGCACTAAAGGTTTTTGAGTGGTGTTCTAATAAAGATATTGTGACTTGGAATGCAATGATCGGTGGTTGCATGCAATCTTGTTGCTCAGAGGTGCCAAGACTTTGGTACAAGATGATTCATGAAGGAGTTGTACCAGATAACTTCAGTTTTGCTAGTGTTCTTACTGGGTTGGCAGAGCTTTTGGATTTTGAATTGGGTGTGCAAGTTCACGCTCAGCTGGTTAAGTGTGGTCATGGAAGTGAGATATGTGTAGGGAACTCTTTGGTGGATATGTATTTGAAAAATCGAAGCTTGGCTGAGGGTTTCAAAGCATTCGAGGAGATCCCTCTAAAAGACGTTTGTTCCTGGACGCAAATGGCAGCAGGGTGTTTGAACTGTGACGAACCAATTGAAGCTCTCAGGGTCATTGGAGAAATGAGAAGGGCAGGAGTGATGCCTAATAAGTTTACTCTAGCGACTGCTTTTAGTGCATGTGCCAATACAGTCTCTTTCAAGGAAGGGGAGAAAGTTCATGGATTGAGGATCAAACTTGGGGATGACATTGATGTCTGTGTAGATAATGCAATGCTTGACATGTACGCGAAATGTGGTTGCATGGATGGTGCATTCTTGGTTTTTCGATCAATGGGTGAACACACTACTGTTTCATGGACCACTATGATTATGGGTTATGCGCAAAATGGATATCCCAAAAAAGCTCTTGAAACTTTCGATCAGATGAGGGAGGAAGGGGCAGAGCCTAACTATATTACCTTCATATGTGTGCTTTATGCTTGCAGCCAAGGAGGACTTATTGATGAGGGATGGAAGTATTTCACTTCAATGAGTCATGATTATGGTATTCTCCCTGGAGAAGATCACTACGCTTGTATGGTTAACCTCCTCGGACGTGCTGGCCGCATTAGAGAAGCTGAGGAATTAATCTTAAGCATGCCATTTCAACCAGGTTTGTTGGTCTGGCAAACCTTGCTTGGAGCATCTCGGCTTCATGGGGATATGGAAGCTGCAAAACGAGCAGCAGAACGAGCATTACAAGTCGACAGAGTTGATCCTTCAATCTATGTGTTATTGTCCAACACATTTGCTGGTCTGCAGAACTGGGATGGTGTTGGAACTTTGAGGGAACTGATGCAAAGTAGGGATGTCAAGAAAGTGCCTGGCTCTAGTTGGCTTTAA